Proteins encoded within one genomic window of Thermococcus celer Vu 13 = JCM 8558:
- a CDS encoding uracil-DNA glycosylase family protein: MFLSFRKLRRIGGVYLNPDNLRVMPLAIRDWRDFLALDEKTYGTYARTIYNPRERFLVVSEGDRRTAEELESLYREFLREPLRFCRREYHEYQLEIGEFEGLPFASGWAGSGVVLIGEAPGRKGCGKTGIPFYRDASGMLLRKTLFALGVNPDFVYITNVVKCNPPGNRLRGFGEGALELLRRELEIVGPKAIFAVGKTAEKAMKRLGFGFTYLHHPAWYVRRGVREPNGELVEEYSAVKEVFGEWKL, translated from the coding sequence ATGTTCCTCAGTTTCAGAAAGCTCCGGAGAATCGGCGGAGTTTACCTAAACCCCGACAATCTCAGGGTTATGCCCCTGGCCATCAGGGACTGGAGGGACTTTCTGGCTCTGGACGAGAAGACCTACGGGACCTACGCGAGAACGATATACAACCCGCGGGAGCGCTTCCTCGTCGTTAGCGAGGGGGACAGAAGAACCGCGGAGGAACTCGAGTCCCTCTACCGGGAGTTCCTGAGGGAGCCACTGAGGTTCTGCCGCAGGGAGTACCACGAGTACCAGCTCGAGATTGGAGAGTTCGAGGGACTGCCCTTTGCCAGCGGCTGGGCGGGTTCCGGCGTCGTTCTAATCGGCGAGGCACCCGGGAGGAAAGGCTGTGGGAAGACGGGGATACCCTTCTACCGGGACGCATCCGGCATGCTCCTCAGGAAGACGCTCTTCGCCCTGGGCGTCAACCCGGACTTCGTCTACATAACCAACGTCGTGAAGTGCAACCCGCCGGGCAACAGGCTGAGGGGCTTCGGGGAGGGAGCGCTTGAGCTCCTTCGGCGGGAGCTGGAGATCGTGGGGCCGAAGGCCATCTTCGCCGTCGGGAAGACCGCGGAGAAGGCCATGAAACGGCTCGGCTTCGGGTTCACCTACCTGCACCATCCCGCCTGGTACGTGCGGAGGGGTGTAAGGGAACCGAACGGGGAGCTCGTTGAGGAATACTCAGCGGTTAAGGAGGTTTTCGGGGAATGGAAGCTTTAG
- the cobS gene encoding adenosylcobinamide-GDP ribazoletransferase, giving the protein MRNVLPFMTRVPVEGDFEMARRELWSFPLISLVSSALPTLILYMRLPLSNILAVLALYLTIGLLHLDGLADWADGIMVKGDRERKVRAMKDLNTGIAGVFAVVTVLLLQVYALPFLPFYGLFLAELNSKFATLLAMATKKPLGNGLGAYFMEGMNRKQLSIGTLLYVSLLLPPVIYNPLSLSSLFGLLTGGYVVHLSLRNFGGLNGDCLGATAEVARAGALIGMAFAWAYLGG; this is encoded by the coding sequence ATGAGAAACGTCCTGCCCTTCATGACGCGGGTGCCCGTTGAGGGCGACTTCGAGATGGCCCGAAGGGAGCTCTGGAGCTTCCCACTTATCTCCCTGGTGAGCTCCGCCCTCCCAACGCTCATCCTCTATATGAGGCTCCCCCTCTCGAACATCCTGGCGGTTTTGGCACTCTACCTCACCATCGGCCTCCTCCACCTCGACGGCCTGGCGGACTGGGCCGACGGGATAATGGTCAAGGGAGACCGCGAGAGGAAGGTAAGGGCCATGAAGGACCTTAACACAGGGATAGCCGGTGTTTTCGCCGTGGTGACGGTTCTCCTCCTGCAGGTTTACGCGCTCCCCTTCCTCCCGTTCTACGGTCTCTTCCTGGCGGAGCTGAACTCCAAGTTCGCCACCCTCTTGGCAATGGCAACCAAAAAACCCCTCGGAAACGGTTTAGGGGCCTACTTCATGGAAGGGATGAACAGAAAACAGCTCTCCATCGGAACCCTTCTTTACGTCTCCTTGCTCCTCCCGCCGGTCATCTACAACCCCCTCTCGCTCTCCTCGCTCTTCGGACTCTTAACGGGTGGTTACGTCGTCCACCTGTCCCTGAGAAACTTTGGGGGTCTGAACGGCGACTGCCTCGGAGCGACTGCAGAGGTGGCGAGGGCCGGAGCGCTCATCGGGATGGCCTTCGCGTGGGCTTACCTGGGTGGGTAA
- the cobZ gene encoding alpha-ribazole phosphatase CobZ, producing MKVEEILAKLESAGVTLERMLDAAMELYIGENPDGVRESLRETMLRYLEDVNVQSLLMAALLLEESFEVEGDPVNLVADELIGIDIAEYVGGKMALFNFFYYDTRKPGILAELPPFLDDAIGGFIAGCMTRLLSGDWYEKRPALHDAGAR from the coding sequence ATGAAGGTTGAGGAGATCCTCGCGAAACTCGAATCCGCCGGCGTAACCCTCGAGAGAATGCTCGACGCCGCGATGGAGCTCTACATCGGCGAGAATCCAGATGGGGTAAGGGAATCGCTGAGGGAGACGATGCTCCGCTATCTCGAGGATGTAAACGTCCAGTCCCTCCTGATGGCGGCGCTCCTCCTCGAGGAGAGCTTCGAGGTCGAGGGCGATCCGGTTAACCTCGTGGCGGACGAGCTCATCGGGATAGACATAGCGGAGTACGTGGGCGGGAAGATGGCGCTCTTCAACTTCTTCTACTACGACACCAGAAAACCGGGGATCCTGGCGGAGCTCCCGCCCTTCCTGGACGACGCCATCGGCGGCTTCATAGCGGGGTGCATGACGAGGCTCCTTTCGGGGGATTGGTATGAGAAACGTCCTGCCCTTCATGACGCGGGTGCCCGTTGA
- the cbiB gene encoding adenosylcobinamide-phosphate synthase CbiB translates to MEALVVFALALLWDLLLGEPPSLVHPVVWYGKIVGFLDKRWRRGPLPDFFAGTLLTLVVVAFALALSLLPFRLPPPLSYALALYFLKSSFAVRSLHEHVARTVTDDLGEKRKAVSMIVSRNTRELDETHLNSAAIESLAENLNDSVVAPLFYFLLLGLPGAMVYRAVNTLDAMIGYRNERYEFFGKFAARLDDVLNFIPARLTVLLYLPLGWRRVLGHYRLARFKINSDKPIAAMGAVLGVMLEKRGVYRFPGREPTNDDIKLALRVYRIVVAEWILIVASIIATGVCPCLNL, encoded by the coding sequence ATGGAAGCTTTAGTCGTCTTTGCCCTCGCGCTCCTCTGGGACCTGCTCCTGGGCGAACCGCCCTCTTTGGTCCACCCGGTAGTGTGGTACGGCAAAATAGTGGGCTTTCTCGATAAGCGATGGAGGAGGGGCCCGCTCCCGGACTTCTTTGCGGGAACCCTGCTGACGCTGGTTGTGGTGGCCTTCGCGCTCGCCCTCTCGCTTCTGCCGTTCCGCCTTCCCCCTCCGCTCAGCTACGCGTTGGCGCTCTACTTCCTCAAGAGCTCCTTCGCGGTAAGGAGTCTCCACGAGCACGTGGCGAGGACGGTAACGGACGACCTCGGCGAGAAGAGAAAGGCCGTCTCGATGATAGTGAGCAGGAACACGAGGGAGCTCGATGAAACTCATTTAAACTCGGCGGCGATAGAGAGCCTCGCGGAGAACCTGAACGACTCGGTCGTCGCCCCGCTGTTCTACTTCCTTCTCCTCGGCCTTCCCGGGGCCATGGTCTACCGGGCCGTTAACACGCTCGACGCCATGATCGGCTACAGGAACGAGCGTTACGAGTTCTTCGGCAAGTTCGCTGCGAGGCTGGACGACGTCCTCAACTTCATCCCGGCCCGCCTGACGGTTCTCCTCTACCTGCCCTTAGGCTGGAGGAGGGTTCTCGGGCATTACCGCCTCGCCCGCTTTAAGATCAACTCGGACAAGCCCATCGCCGCCATGGGCGCCGTTCTGGGCGTCATGCTCGAAAAACGTGGAGTCTATCGCTTTCCCGGGCGGGAACCGACCAACGACGACATAAAGCTGGCGTTGAGGGTTTACAGGATTGTTGTTGCAGAATGGATCCTCATCGTCGCTTCAATCATCGCAACGGGGGTGTGTCCATGCTTGAACCTTTGA
- a CDS encoding PAB0415 family putative ATP pyrophosphatase — translation METDGNSRGVAFFSGGKDGLYATHLAEKEGITVPYLLVLRTTIGLSPHYENLSELEKLARAMGKELLVFDMARGSEALAEFIASLGVDYLIAGDVLLEDHLRWVEKLAKRAGVEALEPLWGRDTLELAGEMLNEGFEYAIIAVNRKKLSKEWLGYTFRSVGDLERFLEANPGIDPVGEFAEFHTVVLRCPLFGGSFGLRAKERRESETYHWLKFELVRG, via the coding sequence ATGGAAACCGACGGAAATTCAAGGGGCGTCGCCTTCTTCTCGGGCGGCAAGGACGGGCTCTACGCGACCCACCTGGCCGAGAAGGAAGGGATAACAGTTCCATACCTGCTCGTCCTCAGGACGACCATAGGGCTCTCGCCTCACTACGAGAACCTGAGCGAGCTGGAGAAACTCGCCCGGGCTATGGGAAAGGAGCTTCTTGTTTTTGACATGGCAAGGGGGAGCGAAGCTTTAGCGGAGTTCATAGCCTCGCTCGGCGTCGATTACCTCATCGCGGGTGACGTTCTGCTCGAGGACCACCTGAGGTGGGTGGAGAAGCTGGCGAAGAGGGCGGGCGTCGAGGCTCTGGAGCCGCTCTGGGGCCGGGACACGCTCGAGCTCGCGGGGGAGATGCTCAACGAAGGGTTCGAGTACGCGATAATCGCCGTCAACAGGAAGAAGCTCTCAAAAGAATGGCTCGGCTACACCTTCCGCTCGGTTGGGGATTTAGAGCGGTTCCTCGAGGCGAACCCGGGCATCGACCCCGTCGGGGAGTTCGCCGAGTTCCACACGGTCGTTCTGAGGTGTCCACTCTTTGGGGGGAGCTTTGGGCTGAGGGCCAAGGAGAGGCGCGAGAGCGAGACGTATCACTGGCTGAAGTTCGAGCTGGTGAGAGGATGA